The Hymenobacter chitinivorans DSM 11115 genome contains a region encoding:
- a CDS encoding glycosyltransferase — protein MESNPLNVLLLGWDEAAPAADAASVAALDLSRQLAEHVPVSVIVPRLSDSETLTSADQVIRLNLLSAAQLAAQAMARPAAAAGSWQAPAAPYAGASAPPTAPQSEVAAAAQQGTAAPASAATQGTALAATPSPASRSATARPTLLNEDDFAEATAEIGADEAADIHQPADNLTLEASAVPTAASVAGQPAPATPAAAQTAAQASFVQALNALDNAEDDADLNFRVIQYARFATPLAVSQPFGVVYAADWHAWLAGLEIRQLTGRPLVLHVQTLAADRDSPADRGWILELERLALRRADLVLASTEALAQRLISFYNIPAARIRVVAADDTTALNDALTQVTPRS, from the coding sequence ATGGAAAGCAATCCTCTCAATGTGTTATTGCTGGGCTGGGATGAGGCGGCGCCGGCGGCCGACGCGGCTTCGGTGGCGGCCCTGGACCTCTCGCGCCAGCTGGCCGAGCATGTTCCCGTATCGGTCATCGTACCTCGGCTGTCGGACTCCGAAACCCTGACTTCCGCCGACCAGGTTATCCGGCTCAACCTGCTCAGCGCCGCCCAGCTGGCCGCGCAGGCTATGGCCCGCCCCGCGGCGGCAGCCGGCTCGTGGCAGGCTCCGGCCGCCCCGTATGCCGGAGCCAGCGCGCCGCCAACAGCTCCCCAGTCTGAGGTAGCGGCGGCAGCCCAGCAAGGTACCGCGGCCCCGGCTTCGGCCGCCACGCAGGGCACGGCCCTTGCGGCAACTCCGTCCCCGGCTAGCCGCTCCGCTACTGCCCGCCCGACGTTGCTGAACGAGGATGACTTTGCCGAAGCCACGGCTGAAATCGGGGCGGATGAGGCGGCCGACATCCATCAGCCGGCCGACAACCTGACGCTGGAGGCTTCGGCGGTACCAACGGCGGCCAGCGTGGCGGGTCAGCCCGCTCCCGCCACACCGGCGGCCGCGCAAACGGCGGCCCAGGCCTCGTTTGTGCAGGCTCTCAACGCCCTGGACAACGCCGAGGACGATGCCGACCTCAACTTCCGCGTCATTCAATACGCCCGGTTTGCCACGCCGCTGGCCGTGAGTCAGCCGTTTGGGGTGGTGTACGCCGCCGACTGGCACGCCTGGCTGGCGGGCCTGGAAATCCGGCAGCTCACGGGCCGCCCCCTGGTGCTGCACGTGCAAACCCTGGCCGCCGACCGGGACTCGCCGGCCGACCGGGGCTGGATCTTGGAGCTGGAACGCTTAGCTTTGCGGCGGGCCGACCTGGTGCTGGCTTCGACCGAGGCCCTGGCCCAGCGCCTGATTTCATTCTACAACATTCCCGCGGCCCGGATTCGGGTAGTGGCGGCCGACGATACCACGGCCCTCAACGACGCGCTGACCCAGGTGACGCCCCGGTCGTAA